In Chaetodon trifascialis isolate fChaTrf1 chromosome 4, fChaTrf1.hap1, whole genome shotgun sequence, one DNA window encodes the following:
- the atp11b gene encoding phospholipid-transporting ATPase IF isoform X2 — protein sequence MLRWIRQQLGFDPPHQSETRTVYVANRFPQHGHYVPQRFADNRIISSKYTIWNFVPKNLFEQFRRIANFYFLIIFLVQLMIDTPTSPVTSGLPLFFVITVTAIKQGYEDWLRHKADNEVNGAPVFVVRSGSLVQTRSKNIRVGDIVRVAKDETFPVDLVLLSSDRPDGTCHITTASLDGETNLKTHYSVAETAVCQSVSQLEALQAVVECQQPEADLYRFVGRITVTQHGEEIVRPLGPENLLLRGARLKNTKEIFGVAVYTGMESKMALNYKCKSQKRSAVEKSMNTFLIIYLGILLFEAILSTILKYAWQAEDKWDEPFYNQKTEQERNSSPILKFISDFLAFLVLYNFIIPISLYVTVEMQKFLGSFFIGWDLDLYHEESDQKAQVNTSDLNEELGQVEYVFTDKTGTLTENEMQFRECSINGTKYREVNGKLVPEGMTDDTPDGSTPHLIGDEVLFLKAVSLCHTVQISYDQPDCLVGGGDPFAHANGFSSSHMEYYASSPDEKALVEAAKRIGVAFTCSNGDIMEIKTFGKPERYKLLHVLEFDANRRRMSVILQTPSGGTVLFTKGAESAILPFATGGEIEKTRLHVDEFALKGLRTLVVACRHFSPEEYIDVDRRLNAARTALQQREERLQEAFSYIERDLQLLGATGVEDKLQDKVQETIEALRLAGIKVWVLTGDKHETAVSVSLSCGHFHRTMNILELLQQRSDNECAEQLRVLARRIKEDHVIQHGLVVDGASLSLALREHEKLFMEVCKNCSAVLCCRMAPLQKAKVVRLLKTSPEKPITLAIGDGANDVSMIQEAHVGIGIMGKEGRQAVRNSDYAIARFKFLAKLLLVHGHFYYIRIATLVQYFFYKNVCFITPQFLYQFFCLFSQQTLYDSVYLTLYNICFTSLPILVYSLFEQLVHPHILQNKPGLYRDISKNSLLSFRTFLYWTLLGFCHAFVFFFGSYILMGEDTSLMGNGQMFGNWTFGTLVFTVMVITVTLKLALETHFWTWMNHFVTWGSIAFYFIFSLFYGGIIWPFLHTQDMYFVFVQLLSSGSAWFAIIIIVITCLFPDVVKKVLYRHLLPTSTQKSQSLSTPQAQTLSCVESLCCYQHGQSGCSRLAHFLEQMTGQCRGTANHCHTSSHSNRWGGPRRQETMIMHPDEPSPPLGYKNLACKRDCFSP from the exons TTGATGATAGACACCCCAACTTCCCCAGTCACCAGCGGTTTGCCTCTCTTCTTTGTGATCACAGTAACTGCCATAAAACAG GGCTACGAGGATTGGCTGAGACACAAGGCGGACAACGAGGTGAATGGGGCTCCGGTGTTTGTGGTTCGCAGTGGAAGTCTGGTCCAGACGAGATCCAAGAACATCAGG GTGGGGGACATTGTTCGAGTGGCTAAAGATGAGACGTTCCCCGTTGACCTGGTGTTGCTCTCGTCAGATCGTCCAGATGGCACCTGTCACATCACCACAGCCAGTCTCGATGGAGAGACCAACCttaag ACTCACTACTCTGTGGCGGAGACAGCAGTGTGTCAATCAGTGTCCCAACTGGAGGCTCTGCAGGCTGTGGTAGAGTGTCAGCAACCAGAAGCTGACCTATACAG GTTTGTTGGTCGGATTACGGTGACTCAGCATGGAGAGGAGATAGTCAG ACCGCTGGGCCCAGAGAATTTGTTGCTGCGAGGAGCCAGATTGAAAAATACCAAAGAGATTTTTG GTGTGGCAGTTTACACCGGGATGGAGTCCAAGATGGCCCTCAACTATAAGTGCAAGTCCCAGAAACGCTCTGCAGTGGAGAA GTCCATGAATACCTTCCTTATCATCTACCTGGGCATCTTGCTGTTCGAGGCCATCCTCAGCACCATCCTGAAGTATGCCTGGCAGGCTGAGGACAAATGGGATGAGCCCTTCTACAACCAAAAGACTGAACAAGAGAGGAACAGCAGTCCG ATCTTGAAGTTCATCTCGGACTTCTTGGCATTTCTGGTCCTCTATAACTTCATCATCCCCATCTCGCTTTATGTGACTGTGGAGATGCAGAAGTTTTTGGGCTCCTTTTTCATTGGCTGGGATTTGGACCTCTACCATGAGGAGAGCGATCAGAAGGCTCAGGTCAACACCTCGGACCTGAATGAAGAGCTGGGGCAG GTGGAGTACGTGTTCACAGATAAAACGGGCACCCTAACGGAAAATGAGATGCAGTTCCGTGAGTGTTCAATTAACGGAACAAAGTACCGGGAAGTTAACGGCAAGCTGGTCCCTGAGGGAATGACTGATGATACACCAGATGGTTCTACGCCTCACCTG ATTGGTGATGAAGTATTATTTCTCAAGGCGGTGTCATTGTGTCACACGGTTCAGATCAGCTACGACCAGCCAGACTGTCTGGTTGGTGGAGGAGATCCATTCGCCCATGCAAACGGCTTCTCCTCCAGTCACATGGAATACTACGCCTCTTCACCAGACGAGAAAGCTTTAGTGGAGGCAGCAAAGAG GATCGGGGTGGCCTTCACTTGCAGCAATGGAGATATTATGGAGATCAAAACATTTGGCAAGCCAGAGAG ATATAAACTGCTCCATGTGTTAGAGTTTGATGCCAACCGCAGGAGGATGAGCGTCATACTGCAGACACCCTCAG GAGGCACAGTGCTGTTCACCAAGGGCGCAGAGTCGGCCATCTTGCCTTTCGCTACCGGTGGTGAGATAGAAAAGACAAGACTGCACGTCGACGAGTTTGCATTG AAAGGTTTGCGGACCTTGGTGGTAGCATGTCGCCACTTCAGCCCAGAGGAGTACATTGATGTGGACAGGCGTCTGAATGCTGCCCGCACTgcgctgcagcagagggaggagagactgcaggaggCCTTCAGCTACATCGAGAgagacctgcagctgctgggagCAACAGGGGTTGAGGACAA acTCCAAGACAAAGTCCAGGAGACCATTGAGGCTTTGCGGCTGGCGGGGATCAAAGTATGGGTGCTGACAGGGGACAAACATGAGACGGCAGTCAGCGTCAGCCTGTCCTGTGGCCATTTCCACAGAACCATGAACATCCTGGAGCTTCTTCAGCAGCGTTCTGATAATGAGTGTGCCGAGCAGCTCCGTGTACTGGCCAGGAG GATAAAGGAGGACCACGTCATACAGCACGGGTTAGTCGTGGATGGGGCCAGCTTGTCTTTAGCATTGAGGGAACACGAGAAGCTTTTTATGGAAGTGTGTAAAAACTGCTCGGCTGTGCTGTGCTGCCGCATGGCCCCGCTCCAGAAAGCTAAG GTGGTGCGTCTCTTAAAAACATCTCCAGAGAAACCCATCACACTAGCTATTGGGGATGGAGCCAATGATGTCAGTATGATACAGGAAGCTCACGTGGGCATAG gtATCATGGGGAAGGAGGGTCGTCAGGCCGTGAGGAACAGTGACTATGCAATTGCCAGGTTTAAGTTCCTGGCTAAACTACTGCTGGTCCACGGTCACTTCTACTACATTCGAATAGCTACGCTTGTACAGTACTTTTTCTACAAG AATGTGTGTTTTATCACGCCCCAGTTTTTATACCAGTTCTTCTGTCTATTTTCACAACAA ACTCTATATGACAGTGTTTATCTGACACTGTACAACATCTGCTTCACCTCGCTGCCCATCCTGGTGTACAGTCTGTTTGAACAGCTGGTCCATCCACACATACTGCAGAATAAACCCGGCCTGTACAG GGACATTAGCAAGaactctctgctgtctttccGGACGTTCCTGTACTGGACCCTGTTGGGCTTCTGCCACgcctttgtcttcttcttcggATCCTACATACTGATGGGAGAAGACACCTCACTTATGGGCAATGGACAG ATGTTTGGAAACTGGACGTTTGGAACGCTGGTCTTCACTGTCATGGTCATCACTGTCACGTTAAAG CTTGCTTTAGAGACTCATTTCTGGACGTGGATGAACCATTTTGTGACGTGGGGTTCGATTGCCTTCTacttcatcttctctctcttctatGGTGGCATCATCTG GCCATTCCTCCACACCCAGGACATGTACTTTGTATTCGTGCAGCTGCTGTCCAGCGGTTCAGCCTGGttcgccatcatcatcatcgtcataaCTTGCCTCTTTCCTGATGTGGTGAAGAAGGTCCTCTACAGACATCTGTTGCCCACCAGCACACAGAAGAGTCAG TCTCTATCAACCCCCCAGGCGCAGACCCTCAGCTGTGTGGAGTCCCTGTGCTGCTACCAACATGGGCAGAGCGGCTGTTCCCGCCTGGCCCACTTCCTGGAGCAAATGACCGGGCAGTGTCGGGGCACCGCCAACCATTGCCACACATCCAGCCACAGCAACAGGTGGGGAGGACCACGACGGCAAGAAACAATGATTATGCATCCTGATGAGCCCTCACCACCTCTTGGTTACAAAAATTTGGCCTGCAAGCGTGACTGTTTTAGCCCTTAA
- the atp11b gene encoding phospholipid-transporting ATPase IF isoform X3, with product MLRWIRQQLGFDPPHQSETRTVYVANRFPQHGHYVPQRFADNRIISSKYTIWNFVPKNLFEQFRRIANFYFLIIFLVQLMIDTPTSPVTSGLPLFFVITVTAIKQGYEDWLRHKADNEVNGAPVFVVRSGSLVQTRSKNIRVGDIVRVAKDETFPVDLVLLSSDRPDGTCHITTASLDGETNLKTHYSVAETAVCQSVSQLEALQAVVECQQPEADLYRFVGRITVTQHGEEIVRPLGPENLLLRGARLKNTKEIFGVAVYTGMESKMALNYKCKSQKRSAVEKSMNTFLIIYLGILLFEAILSTILKYAWQAEDKWDEPFYNQKTEQERNSSPILKFISDFLAFLVLYNFIIPISLYVTVEMQKFLGSFFIGWDLDLYHEESDQKAQVNTSDLNEELGQVEYVFTDKTGTLTENEMQFRECSINGTKYREVNGKLVPEGMTDDTPDGSTPHLIGDEVLFLKAVSLCHTVQISYDQPDCLVGGGDPFAHANGFSSSHMEYYASSPDEKALVEAAKRIGVAFTCSNGDIMEIKTFGKPERYKLLHVLEFDANRRRMSVILQTPSGGTVLFTKGAESAILPFATGGEIEKTRLHVDEFALKGLRTLVVACRHFSPEEYIDVDRRLNAARTALQQREERLQEAFSYIERDLQLLGATGVEDKLQDKVQETIEALRLAGIKVWVLTGDKHETAVSVSLSCGHFHRTMNILELLQQRSDNECAEQLRVLARRIKEDHVIQHGLVVDGASLSLALREHEKLFMEVCKNCSAVLCCRMAPLQKAKVVRLLKTSPEKPITLAIGDGANDVSMIQEAHVGIGIMGKEGRQAVRNSDYAIARFKFLAKLLLVHGHFYYIRIATLVQYFFYKNVCFITPQFLYQFFCLFSQQTLYDSVYLTLYNICFTSLPILVYSLFEQLVHPHILQNKPGLYRDISKNSLLSFRTFLYWTLLGFCHAFVFFFGSYILMGEDTSLMGNGQILRANRQLMFGNWTFGTLVFTVMVITVTLKLALETHFWTWMNHFVTWGSIAFYFIFSLFYGGIIWPFLHTQDMYFVFVQLLSSGSAWFAIIIIVITCLFPDVVKKVLYRHLLPTSTQKSQSLSTPQAQTLSCVESLCCYQHGQSGCSRLAHFLEQMTGQCRGTANHCHTSSHSNRSWSDTENFYSNDRSILTLSPIEASHC from the exons TTGATGATAGACACCCCAACTTCCCCAGTCACCAGCGGTTTGCCTCTCTTCTTTGTGATCACAGTAACTGCCATAAAACAG GGCTACGAGGATTGGCTGAGACACAAGGCGGACAACGAGGTGAATGGGGCTCCGGTGTTTGTGGTTCGCAGTGGAAGTCTGGTCCAGACGAGATCCAAGAACATCAGG GTGGGGGACATTGTTCGAGTGGCTAAAGATGAGACGTTCCCCGTTGACCTGGTGTTGCTCTCGTCAGATCGTCCAGATGGCACCTGTCACATCACCACAGCCAGTCTCGATGGAGAGACCAACCttaag ACTCACTACTCTGTGGCGGAGACAGCAGTGTGTCAATCAGTGTCCCAACTGGAGGCTCTGCAGGCTGTGGTAGAGTGTCAGCAACCAGAAGCTGACCTATACAG GTTTGTTGGTCGGATTACGGTGACTCAGCATGGAGAGGAGATAGTCAG ACCGCTGGGCCCAGAGAATTTGTTGCTGCGAGGAGCCAGATTGAAAAATACCAAAGAGATTTTTG GTGTGGCAGTTTACACCGGGATGGAGTCCAAGATGGCCCTCAACTATAAGTGCAAGTCCCAGAAACGCTCTGCAGTGGAGAA GTCCATGAATACCTTCCTTATCATCTACCTGGGCATCTTGCTGTTCGAGGCCATCCTCAGCACCATCCTGAAGTATGCCTGGCAGGCTGAGGACAAATGGGATGAGCCCTTCTACAACCAAAAGACTGAACAAGAGAGGAACAGCAGTCCG ATCTTGAAGTTCATCTCGGACTTCTTGGCATTTCTGGTCCTCTATAACTTCATCATCCCCATCTCGCTTTATGTGACTGTGGAGATGCAGAAGTTTTTGGGCTCCTTTTTCATTGGCTGGGATTTGGACCTCTACCATGAGGAGAGCGATCAGAAGGCTCAGGTCAACACCTCGGACCTGAATGAAGAGCTGGGGCAG GTGGAGTACGTGTTCACAGATAAAACGGGCACCCTAACGGAAAATGAGATGCAGTTCCGTGAGTGTTCAATTAACGGAACAAAGTACCGGGAAGTTAACGGCAAGCTGGTCCCTGAGGGAATGACTGATGATACACCAGATGGTTCTACGCCTCACCTG ATTGGTGATGAAGTATTATTTCTCAAGGCGGTGTCATTGTGTCACACGGTTCAGATCAGCTACGACCAGCCAGACTGTCTGGTTGGTGGAGGAGATCCATTCGCCCATGCAAACGGCTTCTCCTCCAGTCACATGGAATACTACGCCTCTTCACCAGACGAGAAAGCTTTAGTGGAGGCAGCAAAGAG GATCGGGGTGGCCTTCACTTGCAGCAATGGAGATATTATGGAGATCAAAACATTTGGCAAGCCAGAGAG ATATAAACTGCTCCATGTGTTAGAGTTTGATGCCAACCGCAGGAGGATGAGCGTCATACTGCAGACACCCTCAG GAGGCACAGTGCTGTTCACCAAGGGCGCAGAGTCGGCCATCTTGCCTTTCGCTACCGGTGGTGAGATAGAAAAGACAAGACTGCACGTCGACGAGTTTGCATTG AAAGGTTTGCGGACCTTGGTGGTAGCATGTCGCCACTTCAGCCCAGAGGAGTACATTGATGTGGACAGGCGTCTGAATGCTGCCCGCACTgcgctgcagcagagggaggagagactgcaggaggCCTTCAGCTACATCGAGAgagacctgcagctgctgggagCAACAGGGGTTGAGGACAA acTCCAAGACAAAGTCCAGGAGACCATTGAGGCTTTGCGGCTGGCGGGGATCAAAGTATGGGTGCTGACAGGGGACAAACATGAGACGGCAGTCAGCGTCAGCCTGTCCTGTGGCCATTTCCACAGAACCATGAACATCCTGGAGCTTCTTCAGCAGCGTTCTGATAATGAGTGTGCCGAGCAGCTCCGTGTACTGGCCAGGAG GATAAAGGAGGACCACGTCATACAGCACGGGTTAGTCGTGGATGGGGCCAGCTTGTCTTTAGCATTGAGGGAACACGAGAAGCTTTTTATGGAAGTGTGTAAAAACTGCTCGGCTGTGCTGTGCTGCCGCATGGCCCCGCTCCAGAAAGCTAAG GTGGTGCGTCTCTTAAAAACATCTCCAGAGAAACCCATCACACTAGCTATTGGGGATGGAGCCAATGATGTCAGTATGATACAGGAAGCTCACGTGGGCATAG gtATCATGGGGAAGGAGGGTCGTCAGGCCGTGAGGAACAGTGACTATGCAATTGCCAGGTTTAAGTTCCTGGCTAAACTACTGCTGGTCCACGGTCACTTCTACTACATTCGAATAGCTACGCTTGTACAGTACTTTTTCTACAAG AATGTGTGTTTTATCACGCCCCAGTTTTTATACCAGTTCTTCTGTCTATTTTCACAACAA ACTCTATATGACAGTGTTTATCTGACACTGTACAACATCTGCTTCACCTCGCTGCCCATCCTGGTGTACAGTCTGTTTGAACAGCTGGTCCATCCACACATACTGCAGAATAAACCCGGCCTGTACAG GGACATTAGCAAGaactctctgctgtctttccGGACGTTCCTGTACTGGACCCTGTTGGGCTTCTGCCACgcctttgtcttcttcttcggATCCTACATACTGATGGGAGAAGACACCTCACTTATGGGCAATGGACAG ATCTTGCGAGCTAACAGGCAGCTG ATGTTTGGAAACTGGACGTTTGGAACGCTGGTCTTCACTGTCATGGTCATCACTGTCACGTTAAAG CTTGCTTTAGAGACTCATTTCTGGACGTGGATGAACCATTTTGTGACGTGGGGTTCGATTGCCTTCTacttcatcttctctctcttctatGGTGGCATCATCTG GCCATTCCTCCACACCCAGGACATGTACTTTGTATTCGTGCAGCTGCTGTCCAGCGGTTCAGCCTGGttcgccatcatcatcatcgtcataaCTTGCCTCTTTCCTGATGTGGTGAAGAAGGTCCTCTACAGACATCTGTTGCCCACCAGCACACAGAAGAGTCAG TCTCTATCAACCCCCCAGGCGCAGACCCTCAGCTGTGTGGAGTCCCTGTGCTGCTACCAACATGGGCAGAGCGGCTGTTCCCGCCTGGCCCACTTCCTGGAGCAAATGACCGGGCAGTGTCGGGGCACCGCCAACCATTGCCACACATCCAGCCACAGCAACAG GTCTTGGAGCGACACGGAGAACTTCTACTCCAACGATCGCAGCATCCTGACGCTGTCGCCCATCGAGGCCTCCCACTGCTGA
- the atp11b gene encoding phospholipid-transporting ATPase IF isoform X5, translating to MLRWIRQQLGFDPPHQSETRTVYVANRFPQHGHYVPQRFADNRIISSKYTIWNFVPKNLFEQFRRIANFYFLIIFLVQLMIDTPTSPVTSGLPLFFVITVTAIKQGYEDWLRHKADNEVNGAPVFVVRSGSLVQTRSKNIRVGDIVRVAKDETFPVDLVLLSSDRPDGTCHITTASLDGETNLKTHYSVAETAVCQSVSQLEALQAVVECQQPEADLYRFVGRITVTQHGEEIVRPLGPENLLLRGARLKNTKEIFGVAVYTGMESKMALNYKCKSQKRSAVEKSMNTFLIIYLGILLFEAILSTILKYAWQAEDKWDEPFYNQKTEQERNSSPILKFISDFLAFLVLYNFIIPISLYVTVEMQKFLGSFFIGWDLDLYHEESDQKAQVNTSDLNEELGQVEYVFTDKTGTLTENEMQFRECSINGTKYREVNGKLVPEGMTDDTPDGSTPHLIGDEVLFLKAVSLCHTVQISYDQPDCLVGGGDPFAHANGFSSSHMEYYASSPDEKALVEAAKRIGVAFTCSNGDIMEIKTFGKPERYKLLHVLEFDANRRRMSVILQTPSGGTVLFTKGAESAILPFATGGEIEKTRLHVDEFALKGLRTLVVACRHFSPEEYIDVDRRLNAARTALQQREERLQEAFSYIERDLQLLGATGVEDKLQDKVQETIEALRLAGIKVWVLTGDKHETAVSVSLSCGHFHRTMNILELLQQRSDNECAEQLRVLARRIKEDHVIQHGLVVDGASLSLALREHEKLFMEVCKNCSAVLCCRMAPLQKAKVVRLLKTSPEKPITLAIGDGANDVSMIQEAHVGIGIMGKEGRQAVRNSDYAIARFKFLAKLLLVHGHFYYIRIATLVQYFFYKNVCFITPQFLYQFFCLFSQQTLYDSVYLTLYNICFTSLPILVYSLFEQLVHPHILQNKPGLYRDISKNSLLSFRTFLYWTLLGFCHAFVFFFGSYILMGEDTSLMGNGQMFGNWTFGTLVFTVMVITVTLKLALETHFWTWMNHFVTWGSIAFYFIFSLFYGGIIWPFLHTQDMYFVFVQLLSSGSAWFAIIIIVITCLFPDVVKKVLYRHLLPTSTQKSQSLSTPQAQTLSCVESLCCYQHGQSGCSRLAHFLEQMTGQCRGTANHCHTSSHSNRSWSDTENFYSNDRSILTLSPIEASHC from the exons TTGATGATAGACACCCCAACTTCCCCAGTCACCAGCGGTTTGCCTCTCTTCTTTGTGATCACAGTAACTGCCATAAAACAG GGCTACGAGGATTGGCTGAGACACAAGGCGGACAACGAGGTGAATGGGGCTCCGGTGTTTGTGGTTCGCAGTGGAAGTCTGGTCCAGACGAGATCCAAGAACATCAGG GTGGGGGACATTGTTCGAGTGGCTAAAGATGAGACGTTCCCCGTTGACCTGGTGTTGCTCTCGTCAGATCGTCCAGATGGCACCTGTCACATCACCACAGCCAGTCTCGATGGAGAGACCAACCttaag ACTCACTACTCTGTGGCGGAGACAGCAGTGTGTCAATCAGTGTCCCAACTGGAGGCTCTGCAGGCTGTGGTAGAGTGTCAGCAACCAGAAGCTGACCTATACAG GTTTGTTGGTCGGATTACGGTGACTCAGCATGGAGAGGAGATAGTCAG ACCGCTGGGCCCAGAGAATTTGTTGCTGCGAGGAGCCAGATTGAAAAATACCAAAGAGATTTTTG GTGTGGCAGTTTACACCGGGATGGAGTCCAAGATGGCCCTCAACTATAAGTGCAAGTCCCAGAAACGCTCTGCAGTGGAGAA GTCCATGAATACCTTCCTTATCATCTACCTGGGCATCTTGCTGTTCGAGGCCATCCTCAGCACCATCCTGAAGTATGCCTGGCAGGCTGAGGACAAATGGGATGAGCCCTTCTACAACCAAAAGACTGAACAAGAGAGGAACAGCAGTCCG ATCTTGAAGTTCATCTCGGACTTCTTGGCATTTCTGGTCCTCTATAACTTCATCATCCCCATCTCGCTTTATGTGACTGTGGAGATGCAGAAGTTTTTGGGCTCCTTTTTCATTGGCTGGGATTTGGACCTCTACCATGAGGAGAGCGATCAGAAGGCTCAGGTCAACACCTCGGACCTGAATGAAGAGCTGGGGCAG GTGGAGTACGTGTTCACAGATAAAACGGGCACCCTAACGGAAAATGAGATGCAGTTCCGTGAGTGTTCAATTAACGGAACAAAGTACCGGGAAGTTAACGGCAAGCTGGTCCCTGAGGGAATGACTGATGATACACCAGATGGTTCTACGCCTCACCTG ATTGGTGATGAAGTATTATTTCTCAAGGCGGTGTCATTGTGTCACACGGTTCAGATCAGCTACGACCAGCCAGACTGTCTGGTTGGTGGAGGAGATCCATTCGCCCATGCAAACGGCTTCTCCTCCAGTCACATGGAATACTACGCCTCTTCACCAGACGAGAAAGCTTTAGTGGAGGCAGCAAAGAG GATCGGGGTGGCCTTCACTTGCAGCAATGGAGATATTATGGAGATCAAAACATTTGGCAAGCCAGAGAG ATATAAACTGCTCCATGTGTTAGAGTTTGATGCCAACCGCAGGAGGATGAGCGTCATACTGCAGACACCCTCAG GAGGCACAGTGCTGTTCACCAAGGGCGCAGAGTCGGCCATCTTGCCTTTCGCTACCGGTGGTGAGATAGAAAAGACAAGACTGCACGTCGACGAGTTTGCATTG AAAGGTTTGCGGACCTTGGTGGTAGCATGTCGCCACTTCAGCCCAGAGGAGTACATTGATGTGGACAGGCGTCTGAATGCTGCCCGCACTgcgctgcagcagagggaggagagactgcaggaggCCTTCAGCTACATCGAGAgagacctgcagctgctgggagCAACAGGGGTTGAGGACAA acTCCAAGACAAAGTCCAGGAGACCATTGAGGCTTTGCGGCTGGCGGGGATCAAAGTATGGGTGCTGACAGGGGACAAACATGAGACGGCAGTCAGCGTCAGCCTGTCCTGTGGCCATTTCCACAGAACCATGAACATCCTGGAGCTTCTTCAGCAGCGTTCTGATAATGAGTGTGCCGAGCAGCTCCGTGTACTGGCCAGGAG GATAAAGGAGGACCACGTCATACAGCACGGGTTAGTCGTGGATGGGGCCAGCTTGTCTTTAGCATTGAGGGAACACGAGAAGCTTTTTATGGAAGTGTGTAAAAACTGCTCGGCTGTGCTGTGCTGCCGCATGGCCCCGCTCCAGAAAGCTAAG GTGGTGCGTCTCTTAAAAACATCTCCAGAGAAACCCATCACACTAGCTATTGGGGATGGAGCCAATGATGTCAGTATGATACAGGAAGCTCACGTGGGCATAG gtATCATGGGGAAGGAGGGTCGTCAGGCCGTGAGGAACAGTGACTATGCAATTGCCAGGTTTAAGTTCCTGGCTAAACTACTGCTGGTCCACGGTCACTTCTACTACATTCGAATAGCTACGCTTGTACAGTACTTTTTCTACAAG AATGTGTGTTTTATCACGCCCCAGTTTTTATACCAGTTCTTCTGTCTATTTTCACAACAA ACTCTATATGACAGTGTTTATCTGACACTGTACAACATCTGCTTCACCTCGCTGCCCATCCTGGTGTACAGTCTGTTTGAACAGCTGGTCCATCCACACATACTGCAGAATAAACCCGGCCTGTACAG GGACATTAGCAAGaactctctgctgtctttccGGACGTTCCTGTACTGGACCCTGTTGGGCTTCTGCCACgcctttgtcttcttcttcggATCCTACATACTGATGGGAGAAGACACCTCACTTATGGGCAATGGACAG ATGTTTGGAAACTGGACGTTTGGAACGCTGGTCTTCACTGTCATGGTCATCACTGTCACGTTAAAG CTTGCTTTAGAGACTCATTTCTGGACGTGGATGAACCATTTTGTGACGTGGGGTTCGATTGCCTTCTacttcatcttctctctcttctatGGTGGCATCATCTG GCCATTCCTCCACACCCAGGACATGTACTTTGTATTCGTGCAGCTGCTGTCCAGCGGTTCAGCCTGGttcgccatcatcatcatcgtcataaCTTGCCTCTTTCCTGATGTGGTGAAGAAGGTCCTCTACAGACATCTGTTGCCCACCAGCACACAGAAGAGTCAG TCTCTATCAACCCCCCAGGCGCAGACCCTCAGCTGTGTGGAGTCCCTGTGCTGCTACCAACATGGGCAGAGCGGCTGTTCCCGCCTGGCCCACTTCCTGGAGCAAATGACCGGGCAGTGTCGGGGCACCGCCAACCATTGCCACACATCCAGCCACAGCAACAG GTCTTGGAGCGACACGGAGAACTTCTACTCCAACGATCGCAGCATCCTGACGCTGTCGCCCATCGAGGCCTCCCACTGCTGA